The following proteins are encoded in a genomic region of Neurospora crassa OR74A linkage group VI, whole genome shotgun sequence:
- a CDS encoding thyroid hormone receptor interactor 12, variant 1: MADRSLANPRSRSAIDHDHAVRLPSSPLPAPRSPNSTISDPSTPSPNPKRIRTLGPHTTPSSALAAFSVSSPARLTRSAARQAASQAANLNNSTSTAAAAPQPATGGTTSLAAEASSAPPAAAQTLARSSSAKKRKTTAAAEANSLPEAAAEFPSSARRSKRQRVTQPASQSSSSITHPAQPAAAASSSAASSTTKKTATTRRKKGKALATSTMSSPENSAVPPNPPTNPSSASTSRRSSRHKKDAQASASASSRKSKRNAKSSSADQDVVMTGTDEHEKDPTPPPPPPPPPKESPPTDSDEHDEDDEDDDDHHRYDDDDDDEDDDPFTGFGGHGRHPHSLQDTLRHLSGIMSGVSAQVRKIMADLKRKDDPSMQLMALHELSTLLLMTNEDQLSGHLQPDQVVPELVALMRPNEITGEENPEIQLVACRCLANLMEALPGSTSALVYGGAVHILCEKLLQISFIDLAEQALSTLEKISVEYPTSVMREGGLTACLTYLDFFATSTQRSAVTTAANCCRNIPEDSFPEILGVMPILLNVLGSSDQRIVEQASLCVSRIAESFKYHPTKLEELMNVDLLKAILRLLLPGSTNLISPHIHTQFLRVLALTAMASPRLSAELFKLNVVETLYQILTGVSPPSGNDDLASKLDSVLIMQALIHRPRDQIIETLNVICELLPSVPLRDPSSINYTVELGTFAGPVGGSGESTRRRTANEKRIEHMEGCKEEVRRFALILFPTLTDAFSSTVNLTVRQKVLAAQLKMLSNLDQDILSEALRSVPYASFLASILSQQDHPLLVGLALQATELLMSRLDTVYRYQLYREGVIAEITKLAADAPEPKRKHSLTEQEVKEETNQAGESLTGVSGRPSAPDQGVADKEHPKTLEEDKADDEDVEHSEHESGAEEGGEELDEDEPEDTENDENDENDDGNENEVKDDDQSPVSSEGETMSLDGPPRYLSDFPTNTYKSSIRQAAKKFLEMYETEKQGKAMKKKASKILASLSDLATEIEEFYLCRKPGGPVMEHGTLLFQKLVSYFDTDVLESVTSAELLGSGVVRVLEQVFSNPDEEMAAAAQNAFLQVFMGYSVKSKPKTATADSPATPFSVLIHKLQDLLSRSEHFEVITAHHNSFDGSRSTAASMLAKQIRLKLVADEDSDIPRSYRNIMVSIHAITTFKSLDDYLRPRISLSDRPHGASRRDAVTRALAAMGASGFMGAAAAAARLAERGLPPSSRSTPAPPPAAAPAQASGSRSSRKPKSKSQPTTETPTTPDAATSKEKGGLRRSARKQAASDSSLPRQPPEEDDLENALECADERQLSDDEDEAADSSDLNVLRDLDEGMDDAPTPDPTAVNMEVAAGGRITARKEDGTRVATPGQGKPAPPPQNRTSALTAGLQNTPTPQAASRPMSYSGALQAVPQDWHIEFSVDGKVIPNETTIYRAVHSSSLTADEHVTRSIWSAVHPIKFRRVPGPPPPEPVGFSPSSDVGVEADENGTPGSLAKHPITLSILRLLKRLHDLNANIDEVLVENRETLKLNVEPLSQFVNTKLTAKLNRQLEEPLIVASNCLPSWSEDLARLYPFLFPFETRHLFLQSTSFGYARSMARWNAQSQEERRNGRDDRPYLGRLQRQKVRISRSKILESAVKVMELYGASQSILEVEYFEEVGTGLGPTLEFYSTVSKEFSKRKLKLWRDNELNGDDDFVSGPTGLFPRPLSDEFASSEEGEKILQLFKVLGKFVARSMIDSRIIDINFNPLFFRVGDSTATRPTLATIKSVDPVVARSLMTIKKFSLAKKEIDEDPNRSAVQKVADTENITIDNFKIDDLYLDFTLPGYPEVELVSNGSQTRLTIENVDLYLEKVIDMTLGSGVRRQIEAFRSGFSQVFPYSALSSFTPDELCTLFGRVDEDWSLETLNDSIKADHGYNMDSKSVRNLLQIMSELTLAERRDFLQFTTGSPKLPIGGFKSLNPMFTVVCKPSEAPYTSDDYLPSVMTCVNYLKLPDYSDIGVLKKQLFTAMKEGQGAFHLS, translated from the exons ATGGCAGACCGAAGCCTTGCAAACCCGCGCTCCAGATCGGCTATCGACCACGATCACGCAGTGCGCCTGCCCTCTTCGCCATTGCCCGCACCACGCTCGCCCAACTCGACCATTTCCGACCCGTCCACGCCTTCCCCAAATCCCAAACGCATCCGGACCCTCGGCCCTCATACTACCCCGTCCTCTGCTCTCGCCGCCTTTAGTGTGAGCTCTCCTGCAAG ACTTACGAGGTCCGCCGCCCGTCAAGCTGCGAGCCAGGCAGCCAACTTGAACAACTCGACTtcgactgctgctgctgctcctcaaCCCGCCACTGGTGGAACGACTTCCCTCGCCGCGGAAGCTTCCTCTGCTCCACCTGCCGCCGCTCAGACCCTGGCTCGGTCCTCAAGTGCTAAGAAGCGCAAGACCACCGCCGCTGCAGAAGCTAACAGCCTTCCCGAGGCCGCTGCGGAGTTTCCATCCTCGGCCAGACGTTCGAAGCGACAGCGAGTGACGCAACCTGCTTCTcaatcttcatcttccattACCCATCCCGCCCagcctgccgccgccgcctcaaGTTCCGCCGCATCCTCCACGACCAAGAAGACAGCCACCACACGCCGCAAGAAAGGCAAGGCgctagctacctctacaatGTCGAGCCCAGA GAACTCGGCCGTTCCTCCTAACCCCCCGACAAACCCTTCTTCGGCATCAACAAGCCGTAGGTCGAGCCGTCACAAAAAGGATGCACAAG catcagcatcagcctCGAGCCGAAAATCAAAACGAAATGCCAAATCTTCATCTGCAGACCAAGATGTGGTCATGACCGGGACCGACGAGCACGAAAAGGACCCCAcgccacctcctccgccacctccccctccgaAGGAGAGTCCTCCCACCGATAGTGACGAGcacgacgaggatgatgaagacgacgatgaccaCCATCGttacgacgacgatgatgacgatgaagatgacgatcCCTTCACTGGTTTTGGTGGTCATGGGCGTCATCCCCACAGCCTTCAGGATACACTGAGGCATCTGAGTGGAATTATGTCGGGAGTCTCGGCTCAGGTGCGGAAAATAATGGCAGATCTGAAGCGGAAGGACGACCCGTCAATGCAACTTATGGCCCTGCATGAACTATCCACCCTTCTGCTCATGACAAACGAAGATCAACTGAGCGGGCATCTCCAACCCGACCAGGTTGTGCCTGAACTGGTAGCGCTGATGAGACCTAACGAGATTACTGGAGAGGAGAACCCTGAAATCCAACTTGTCGCCTGTCGTTGCCTCGCGAACCTGATGGAGGCCCTGCCGGGAAGCACATCGGCCTTGGTCTATGGGGGCGCAGTCCATATTCTGTGCGAGAAACTGCTACAGATCTCCTTCATCGACCTAGCCGAGCAAGCACTTAGCACTTTGGAAAAAATCTCTGTGGAATATCCCACAAGCGTCATGCGCGAAGGCGGCTTGACTGCCTGCCTGACTTATTTGGACTTTTTCGCAACCAGCACGCAACGCTCCGCTGTTACCACGGCTGCGAACTGCTGTCGCAACATCCCGGAAGATTCCTTTCCGGAAATTTTAGGTGTCATGCCCATCCTGTTGAACGTGCTTGGGAGTAGCGATCAGCGCATCGTTGAGCAGGCCTCGTTATGTGTCTCGCGCATTGCCGAGAGTTTCAAGTACCACCCGACAAAGTTGGAAGAGCTTATGAATGTGGATTTGCTCAAGGCCATTCTCCGTTTGCTACTTCCAGGCTCCACCAACCTGATCAGCCCGCACATTCACACTCAGTTCCTACGGGTTCTTGCGCTCACGGCAATGGCGAGTCCCCGTCTGTCGGCTGAACTCTTCAAGCTCAATGTAGTGGAGACGCTTTATCAGATCCTTACGGGCGTGTCCCCGCCGAGTGGGAACGACGACCTTGCTTCCAAGCTTGATAGTGTGCTCATAATGCAGGCTCTGATTCATAGACCTCGGGACCAGATCATTGAGACACTCAACGTCATTTGCGAACTGCTGCCTAGCGTGCCATTGCGCGACCCTTCGTCGATCAATTATACCGTGGAATTGGGCACGTTTGCAGGTCCTGTGGGTGGATCTGGGGAGAGCACTAGGAGAAGGACTGCAAACGAAAAACGTATCGAACACATGGAGGGCTGCAAGGAGGAGGTTCGGAGATTCGCCCTGATTCTATTCCCAACCCTCACGGATGCCTTTTCAAGCACCGTCAATCTCACTGTCCGTCAAAAGGTCTTGGCCGCTCAGCTCAAAATGCTCTCCAACTTGGACCAGGACATCCTGTCTGAGGCACTCAGATCAGTCCCTTATGCTTCTTTTCTGGCCTCCATTTTGTCCCAGCAAGACCATCCTCTGTTGGTTGGGCTGGCATTACAGGCCACTGAGTTGCTCATGAGTCGCTTGGATACAGTCTATCGCTATCAGCTTTACCGTGAAGGCGTGATTGCCGAAATCACCAAGCTGGCAGCTGATGCGCCTGAGCCAAAGAGAAAACACTCTCTTACCGAGCAagaggtcaaggaggaaaCGAACCAAGCTGGGGAATCTCTCACCGGTGTCTCTGGCCGTCCCTCTGCACCTGACCAAGGTGTCGCCGACAAAGAACACCCAAAAACCTTGGAAGAGGACAAAgcagatgacgaggatgttGAACACTCCGAACATGAATCCGGGGCTGAAGAGGGCGGTGAAGAActcgatgaagatgagccGGAAGACACAGAGAATGACGAGAACGACGAGAACGATGATGGAAATGAAAACGAGGTCAAGGACGACGATCAATCACCCGTCAGCTCCGAAGGAGAGACCATGTCACTGGACGGACCCCCGCGATACCTTTCAGATTTCCCCACAAACACGTACAAGTCGAGCATCCGGCAGGCTGCAAAGAAGTTCTTGGAGATGTATGAGACCGAGAAGCAGGGCAAAGCCATGAAGAAAAAGGCCAGCAAGATTCTAGCCAGCCTATCAGATCTTGCAACCGAGATCGAAGAGTTTTATCTCTGCCGTAAACCGGGTGGTCCGGTCATGGAGCACGGAACATTACTTTTTCAAAAGCTGGTCTCTTATTTCGATACTGACGTCCTCGAGAGCGTAACCAGTGCGGAACTTCTTGGCTCTGGAGTTGTTCGGGTCTTGGAACAGGTTTTCAGCAACCCCGACGAGGAGATGGCAGCTGCAGCACAAAATGCGTTCTTGCAGGTGTTCATGGGATACAGTGTCAAGTCGAAGCCCAAGACAGCCACCGCAGACTCACCCGCAACACCTTTCAGTGTCTTGATCCACAAGTTGCAAGATTTACTGAGCAGGTCTGAGCATTTTGAGGTGATCACAGCTCACCACAACTCATTCGACGGGAGCCGTAGCACGGCAGCGTCAATGTTGGCTAAGCAGATACGCCTCAAGCTTGTGGCCGATGAAGATTCAGATATCCCCCGGTCCTACCGTAACATCATGGTGTCAATTCACGCTATCACGACCTTCAAGTCACTGGACGATTATTTGCGCCCCAGAATTAGCTTGTCGGATCGTCCTCACGGAGCCTCTAGGCGAGATGCTGTGACTAGAGCTCTGGCCGCCATGGGTGCCTCGGGCTTCATGggggcggcagcagcggcagcccGTCTCGCGGAGAGAGGATTGCCACCCTCCAGCCGATCGACCCCtgcaccaccgccggcggCTGCCCCTGCTCAAGCATCTGGTTCGCGGTCTTCACGCAAGCCCAAATCCAAGTCCCAACCCACTACCGAAACTCCGACGACGCCAGACGCCGCTACATCCAAGGAAAAGGGTGGCTTGCGACGCTCCGCTCGTAAGCAAGCTGCATCTGATAGCTCTCTCCCACGTCAACCTCCGGAGGAGGACGACCTTGAAAATGCGCTTGAATGTGCCGACGAAAGGCAATTGTcggatgatgaagacgaggcAGCCGATAGTAGCGATCTCAACGTACTGCGTGATTTAGATGAAGGCATGGACGATGCTCCCACCCCCGACCCGACAGCTGTGAACATGGAAGTGGCCGCCGGCGGCAGGATTACCGCGCGCAAAGAGGACGGGACCAGAGTTGCCACTCCGGGCCAAGGCAAGCCTGCACCGCCCCCACAGAACCGAACAAGCGCCCTGACGGCGGGGTTGCAAAACACTCCCACGCCTCAGGCCGCGTCGAGGCCTATGTCATATTCTGGAGCTCTTCAAGCTGTTCCTCAGGATTGGCACATAGAGTTCAGCGTCGACGGCAAGGTCATTCCTAATGAGACTACCATCTACCGAGCCGTTCATAGCTCTAGCCTCACCGCCGACGAGCACGTTACCAGAAGCATATGGTCCGCCGTCCATCCCATCAAATTTAGACGTGTACCTGGCCCGCCTCCCCCTGAACCCGTTGGCTTTAGCCCATCCTCTGACGTCGGGGTAGAGGCGGATGAGAACGGCACTCCCGGGTCCTTGGCAAAGCATCCCATCACTCTGTCGATTCTTCGTTTGCTAAAGCGACTCCATGATCTGAACGCCAATATCGACGAAGTCCTAGTCGAGAATAGAGAAACGCTGAAGTTGAACGTTGAGCCTTTGTCTCAGTTTGTCAACACTAAACTGACCGCAAAGCTGAACCGTCAGCTGGAGGAGCCTCTGATTGTAGCGAGCAACTGCTTGCCCAGCTGGAGCGAGGATCTAGCAAGGCTCTACCCCTTCCTGTTCCCCTTTGAAACTCGCCACCTCTTCCTTCAATCTACCTCATTTGGTTACGCCCGATCAATGGCACGCTGGAACGCGCAGTCTCAGGAGGAGCGCCGAAACGGCCGAGATGATCGGCCGTACTTGGGACGGCTGCAGCGCCAAAAGGTCAGGATTTCTCGGTCTAAAATTCTTGAATCGGCAGTCAAGGTCATGGAGTTGTACGGCGCTTCGCAAAGCATCCTGGAGGTGGAATATTTTGAAGAGGTGGGAACCGGATTAGGTCCCACACTTGAGTTTTACTCGACCGTTTCCAAGGAGTTCTCCAAGAGGAAGCTGAAGCTTTGGCGGGATAACGAGCTCAATGGGGATGATGATTTTGTCTCTGGACCTACCGGGCTGTTCCCCCGGCCGCTGAGCGATGAATTTGCTAGctcggaagaaggagaaaagatTCTGCAGCTCTTCAAGGTGCTGGGCAAGTTTGTCGCCCGATCAATGATTGATTCGCGCATTATTGATATCAACTTCAATCCCCTGTTCTTCCGCGTGGGCGACTCGACTGCCACACGGCCTACGCTTGCGACCATCAAATCGGTAGACCCGGTCGTGGCCAGGTCGCTGATGACGATCAAGAAGTTTTCgctggccaagaaggagattgaCGAAGATCCAAACCGGAGTGCCGTTCAAAAGGTGGCGGACACGGAAAACATCACGATTGATAACTTCAAGATTGATGACCTTTACCTCGATTTCACCCTTCCCGGCTACCCTGAAGTCGAACTTGTTTCGAACGGATCCCAGACGCGGCTCACCATTGAGAATGTGGATCTTTACTTGGAAAAGGTGATTGATATGACGTTGGGTAGTGGTGTCCGTCGCCAGATCGAAGCTTTCCGCAGTGGATTTTCCCAGGTGTTCCCCTATTCGGCCCTGAGTTCTTTCACGCCTGATGAGTTGTGCACCCTTTTCGGACGGGTAGATGAGGATTGGTCGCTGGAGA CCCTCAACGACTCGATCAAGGCGGATCACGGATACAACATGGATAGCAAGAGCGTTAGGAATCTCTTGCAGATCATGAGTGAGCTCACGCTAGCAGAGCGCCGTGATTTCCTTCAGTTCACAACCGGAAGCCCGAAGCTACCTATTGGAG GCTTCAAGAGCTTGAACCCCATGTTCACGGTTGTGTGCAAGCCCAGCGAGGCACCTTATACCTCGGACGACTACCTGCCAAGCGTGATGACGTGCGTCAACTACCTCAAACTTCCCGACTACTCGGACATTGGCGTTTTGAAGAAGCAGCTCTTCACTGCCATGAAGGAAGGACAAGGAGCATTCCATTTGTCGTAA